The sequence below is a genomic window from Azospirillaceae bacterium.
ACACGTCGCCGCCGGTCGTGTTCGACGCGGGCGTGATGGACCGTATCCGGGCCGCGGCGGTGCGGCTGGGCCTGCCTTCGCTGGACATGCCGTCGGGGGCCGGTCACGACGCGCGCAGCCTGGCCGCCCTCTGCCCGACGGGCATGATCTTCGTTCCGTGCGAACGCGGCATCAGCCATAACGAGGCCGAGAGTGCCGCGCCCGAGGACCTGGCCGCCGGCGCCAAGGTCCTGGCCGAAGTGCTGGTCGAGTTGGCCGAGTAGCGCCGTCCCCGGCGGAACGGATCAGCCGAACAGCTTGTCGATCTCGTCCTGGCTGATGCTTTCGCTGGCGGCGACGGGGCCGTGCAGTTCCAGCTCCCCGTCCTTCTTCGTCAGCGAGGGCGGCAGGGGCATCGTTTCGAATTCGCGCTTGTTCCAGACCGACATCATCGCCTCCACCCGCTCCTCGATGAAGGTGAGGGTTTGGACCACCTTGTTGATCCGCTGTCCGGTCAGATCCTGGAAATTGCATGCCTCGTAGATCTTCACGAGGATGTCGGAGATGTCGTTGTACTTGCCCAGCGCATCGGCGCTCTTGGTGCGCGCCTTCAACTGATTGACGAGATCCTCGACCAGCTCGGCGCTGCTCATGATGGTGTTGGTCGCCGCCTCGGTGGCCGCGACCACGGCGCTCAGTTCCTCGGACGCGAGCCGGAAGCGGTCTTCGTCCGCCAGCGGATGGCGCAGGGCCGCCATTTCCGCCTTGGTGGCGCGAATCCGC
It includes:
- a CDS encoding protein phosphatase CheZ; translation: MPETRKPFMAEIQAARRSQQMPFARSVPGATDVHPGAADLPALAAPAAPVAVDNSEVLRAIAEVGAKLDRFLTNDQVEIDRIQVEINDIAGRIRATKAEMAALRHPLADEDRFRLASEELSAVVAATEAATNTIMSSAELVEDLVNQLKARTKSADALGKYNDISDILVKIYEACNFQDLTGQRINKVVQTLTFIEERVEAMMSVWNKREFETMPLPPSLTKKDGELELHGPVAASESISQDEIDKLFG